Proteins encoded by one window of Rhodobacteraceae bacterium IMCC1335:
- a CDS encoding AcrB/AcrD/AcrF family protein translates to MVRDLPKAAGGILVYFTRHKTAANLLLVILIVAGLVSMPRMRSQFFPDVVVDNIAVDVKWQGAGAEDVDDGIVQILEPALLSIEGVTEVSSLSREGRASISLEFEPGWDMARASSDVETVLDQVNTLPEDADDPKVRRGSWRDRVTDLIISGPLEIDQLALFADELVLRLFAEGVTRTTIRGIAAPQTMIEVPSINLIAFDVTMAQIAAAVAGEVNADPAGDVAGANARVRTGVEKRTAADIGNVILRVNPDGSKLMIGDVAEVRVEGTDRELGYFVGNNQAISIRVDRSEKGDAIEIQETVQRISDSLALTLPEGAQIELIRARADYISGRLKILLENGLSGLGLVLILLFLFLNARTAFWVAAGIPTAMLAALAMMYAAGITINMISLFALIITLGIVVDDAIVVGEHADQQARKGLGAVAAAETAARRMALPVFAATTTTIIAFFGLVVVGGRFGDLIADIPFTVAVVLAASFVECFLILPNHMAHSLKHGDKQHWYDLPSRVVNRGFEWVREHLFRRLMALVLKARYAILAGAVVLLASQITLFLSGEVKWRFFNAPERSSVSGNFSMVSSASREDSLAMMREMQRATEELGREYEERHGLNPLAYVVSQIGANSGYPLASADTKTPDQLGGISIELIDPDLRSYSSFAFVGELQDKVRRHPLVEEVSFRGWRSGPGGDALDVQFYGADADTLKSAAEDLKTALLRFPAVSAVEDDLSYDKEELILELTPQGQALGFTIDGLGQVMRGRLNGIEAASYPMGPRSATIRVELPENELTADFIERMQLRASSGAYVPLADIVSVVRRSGFSTVRRENGIRLVSVTGDVSEDNPADAQEVMSRLEAEILPEIASLRQVEWRLSGLAEQEEQFLNDARTGLILCLTGIYLVLTWIFSSWTRPIVVMSIIPFGLVGTIYGHYVWDVPLSMFSVVGLLGMTGIIINDSIVLITSIDEYAKDRGLIPSVIDGAADRLRPVMLTTLTTVLGLSPLLYERSSQAQFLKPTVITLVYGLGFGMVLVLLVVPALIAVQHDIKRHFGSLWRGISGRALGLRRALQGLTALIVVWFGLTMGATFQGKKLPAFIPDTPQFLYNLPPVLGALLLFLLGTISLIAVAFFASYLRGNRRGSSV, encoded by the coding sequence ATGGTGCGCGATCTTCCCAAAGCGGCTGGTGGCATTCTGGTCTATTTTACGCGGCATAAAACGGCTGCAAATCTTTTATTGGTGATTTTGATTGTGGCTGGCTTGGTGAGCATGCCGCGAATGCGATCGCAGTTTTTTCCTGATGTTGTCGTCGACAACATTGCTGTGGATGTCAAATGGCAAGGCGCTGGTGCCGAAGATGTTGACGATGGGATTGTGCAAATTTTAGAGCCGGCGCTTTTGTCGATCGAAGGCGTGACCGAGGTCAGCAGCCTGTCACGCGAAGGGCGCGCCAGCATCAGTTTGGAATTTGAACCCGGTTGGGATATGGCGCGCGCCTCGAGCGATGTTGAAACCGTTTTGGACCAGGTCAATACATTGCCCGAAGACGCGGATGATCCGAAGGTTCGCCGCGGCTCCTGGCGCGATCGCGTTACCGATTTAATCATTTCTGGCCCGTTAGAGATCGATCAATTGGCGTTGTTCGCCGATGAGCTGGTGTTGCGTTTATTTGCCGAAGGCGTCACCCGCACGACCATTCGTGGAATTGCGGCACCGCAAACGATGATTGAAGTGCCCTCGATCAATTTGATCGCCTTTGATGTCACCATGGCGCAGATCGCCGCGGCGGTTGCAGGAGAGGTCAATGCGGATCCGGCTGGCGATGTAGCCGGCGCCAATGCGCGCGTGCGCACCGGCGTTGAAAAGCGCACAGCCGCCGATATTGGCAATGTTATTTTACGGGTTAATCCGGACGGGTCAAAGCTTATGATCGGTGATGTGGCAGAGGTGCGGGTGGAAGGCACCGATCGCGAGCTTGGATATTTTGTTGGCAACAATCAGGCAATTTCAATCCGCGTTGACCGGTCTGAAAAAGGCGATGCAATCGAAATTCAAGAAACGGTTCAAAGAATATCGGACAGTCTGGCGCTAACCCTGCCAGAGGGGGCGCAGATCGAGCTTATTAGGGCGCGGGCAGATTACATATCTGGGCGTTTGAAAATTCTTCTGGAAAACGGGTTAAGCGGTCTTGGTTTGGTTTTAATTCTGTTATTTTTGTTTTTGAATGCGCGCACCGCCTTTTGGGTGGCGGCCGGCATTCCTACCGCGATGCTGGCCGCTTTGGCGATGATGTATGCTGCGGGGATCACGATTAATATGATTTCCCTATTTGCGCTGATCATCACGCTTGGCATCGTTGTGGATGATGCGATCGTGGTTGGCGAACATGCGGATCAACAGGCCCGTAAAGGCTTGGGCGCCGTGGCCGCCGCAGAAACCGCCGCCCGCCGTATGGCCTTGCCGGTTTTTGCCGCAACCACCACAACGATTATTGCTTTTTTTGGGCTGGTGGTGGTGGGAGGCCGGTTTGGAGACTTAATCGCCGATATACCCTTTACGGTTGCGGTGGTGCTTGCGGCCTCTTTTGTAGAGTGTTTTTTAATCTTGCCCAACCATATGGCGCATTCCTTAAAGCATGGCGATAAACAGCATTGGTATGATCTGCCCAGCCGGGTTGTGAATAGGGGGTTTGAATGGGTGCGTGAACACCTGTTTCGCCGGCTCATGGCTTTGGTTTTAAAGGCGCGCTATGCTATTTTGGCGGGCGCGGTTGTGTTGCTGGCCTCGCAAATTACCCTGTTTCTCTCAGGCGAGGTAAAATGGCGGTTTTTCAATGCGCCCGAGCGCTCTTCGGTCAGTGGCAATTTTTCAATGGTATCCTCGGCATCGCGCGAAGATTCATTGGCCATGATGCGCGAGATGCAGCGTGCCACGGAAGAACTGGGGCGCGAATATGAGGAGCGCCACGGGCTTAACCCTCTGGCCTATGTTGTGTCGCAAATCGGCGCCAATTCGGGCTATCCGCTCGCTAGCGCGGATACCAAAACGCCGGATCAGCTTGGGGGCATTTCAATCGAGTTGATCGATCCTGACTTGCGCTCTTATTCAAGCTTTGCCTTCGTGGGCGAGCTTCAGGATAAGGTGCGCCGGCATCCTTTGGTGGAAGAGGTGTCGTTTCGCGGGTGGCGCTCTGGTCCTGGGGGGGATGCGCTGGATGTTCAGTTTTACGGAGCTGATGCGGACACATTAAAATCAGCCGCAGAAGATTTAAAAACCGCGCTGTTGCGGTTTCCGGCCGTCTCCGCTGTCGAGGATGATTTGTCCTACGATAAAGAAGAGTTGATTCTGGAACTGACGCCGCAGGGGCAAGCGTTGGGCTTTACCATCGATGGCCTTGGACAAGTGATGCGCGGGCGGCTCAATGGGATTGAGGCGGCAAGTTATCCAATGGGCCCCCGCAGCGCCACGATACGCGTCGAGCTGCCCGAAAATGAGCTTACTGCAGATTTTATCGAACGTATGCAATTGCGTGCAAGCAGCGGCGCTTATGTGCCTTTGGCGGATATTGTCAGCGTGGTACGTCGATCGGGCTTTTCAACGGTTCGCCGTGAAAACGGCATTCGCTTGGTGTCGGTGACAGGGGATGTTTCAGAAGATAATCCTGCCGATGCACAAGAGGTTATGAGCCGCTTGGAAGCAGAGATTTTGCCAGAGATTGCCAGCTTGCGCCAAGTGGAATGGCGTCTGTCGGGCTTGGCCGAGCAAGAAGAACAGTTTTTAAATGATGCGCGTACGGGGTTGATCCTTTGCCTTACGGGGATCTACCTTGTCTTAACCTGGATCTTTTCCAGCTGGACGCGGCCAATCGTGGTGATGTCGATCATTCCGTTCGGGTTGGTTGGCACGATTTACGGGCACTATGTTTGGGATGTGCCGCTCTCAATGTTCAGCGTTGTTGGGCTGCTTGGTATGACGGGTATTATTATCAATGACTCGATCGTTTTAATAACCTCAATCGATGAATATGCAAAAGACCGTGGGCTTATTCCTTCTGTGATTGATGGGGCTGCAGACCGGCTGCGACCGGTTATGTTGACCACATTGACAACGGTATTGGGCCTCTCGCCGCTGCTTTATGAGCGATCCTCACAAGCGCAGTTTTTGAAGCCCACGGTGATCACATTGGTGTATGGGCTTGGCTTTGGCATGGTGTTGGTTTTGCTGGTTGTGCCGGCTTTGATTGCCGTTCAGCATGATATCAAACGTCATTTTGGATCGCTTTGGCGCGGTATTTCAGGGCGCGCTTTGGGTTTGAGGCGGGCCTTGCAAGGCCTAACGGCGCTGATTGTGGTTTGGTTCGGGCTCACGATGGGGGCTACTTTTCAGGGAAAAAAATTACCCGCATTTATACCCGACACCCCGCAATTCTTGTATAATTTGCCACCGGTGTTGGGGGCCTTGCTGCTGTTTTTATTGGGAACCATTTCCTTGATTGCGGTCGCATTTTTCGCCAGCTATTTGCGCGGTAACCGGCGGGGAAGTTCGGTTTAG
- the moaB gene encoding molybdenum cofactor biosynthesis protein B: MSRIDNTAPFIPVRIAVLTVSDSRSLETDKSGQTLVDRLCEAGHHLADRMILPDERDQIVAQLRAWIARQDVDVVISTGGTGLTGRDVTVEAHKDVYEKEIQAFGIVFTMISMQKIGTSAVQSRATAGVSGGTYLFALPGSPGACRDAWDEILAKQLDFRHRPCNFVEIMPRLDEHLRRK; the protein is encoded by the coding sequence ATGAGCCGAATTGATAACACCGCACCGTTTATTCCTGTGCGCATCGCAGTGTTGACAGTTTCAGATAGCCGCAGCCTTGAAACGGATAAATCGGGCCAAACCTTGGTGGATCGGCTGTGTGAGGCCGGCCATCATTTGGCAGATCGCATGATCTTACCCGATGAGCGCGATCAAATCGTAGCGCAGCTACGCGCCTGGATCGCGCGCCAGGATGTGGATGTGGTGATTTCAACCGGTGGAACTGGGTTAACCGGCCGCGACGTGACGGTTGAGGCGCATAAAGATGTGTATGAAAAAGAAATTCAGGCTTTTGGCATCGTGTTCACGATGATCAGCATGCAAAAGATTGGTACATCGGCGGTGCAAAGCCGCGCGACAGCAGGCGTGTCGGGGGGAACCTATCTATTTGCTCTGCCGGGAAGCCCCGGCGCTTGCCGCGATGCGTGGGATGAAATTTTGGCAAAGCAGCTCGATTTTCGACATCGGCCCTGCAATTTCGTTGAAATCATGCCAAGGCTTGATGAACATTTGCGCCGTAAATAG
- a CDS encoding uracil-DNA glycosylase translates to MESQLDWHNARALLEWQVALGATEAIQERPVDRFALDSAPVNAPKIMPNVAKPPAAPHLPAIDAVAVAHGLAEHSQTLEDLAAALGGFELCDLRKGARNLVFGEGQTGCDVMIIGDVPGREDDLQGKPFLGPSGQLLDKMLGAIGLSRPSAGKPSHVYLAPFLPWRPPQSRRPSPSEIAMMAPFMRRHIALAAPKTLVLMGGIACDGLLGKSNLTDLRGQWFEFEGIPLLPMLSPDYLLRMPSAKKLAWKDLLALKKRLELE, encoded by the coding sequence ATGGAATCGCAGTTAGACTGGCATAATGCACGCGCCCTGCTGGAGTGGCAGGTTGCCCTTGGCGCCACTGAGGCCATTCAAGAGCGGCCCGTTGATCGTTTCGCATTGGATTCGGCGCCCGTCAATGCGCCAAAAATCATGCCAAATGTTGCAAAACCGCCCGCTGCGCCGCACCTGCCAGCCATTGACGCGGTTGCTGTTGCGCATGGGCTGGCAGAGCACTCGCAAACTTTGGAGGATTTGGCCGCCGCGCTTGGTGGGTTTGAGCTTTGTGATTTGCGAAAAGGCGCGCGCAATCTGGTGTTTGGTGAGGGACAAACCGGATGTGATGTGATGATTATAGGGGATGTTCCCGGGCGCGAAGACGATCTGCAAGGAAAGCCCTTTTTGGGGCCATCCGGGCAGCTATTAGATAAAATGCTTGGGGCGATAGGCCTATCGCGGCCATCGGCGGGAAAGCCCTCTCACGTTTACCTTGCGCCATTTTTGCCTTGGCGGCCGCCGCAAAGCCGGCGCCCCAGCCCTTCCGAGATAGCGATGATGGCACCGTTTATGCGCCGGCACATCGCTTTGGCGGCTCCGAAAACTCTGGTTTTGATGGGGGGAATTGCTTGTGATGGGCTTTTGGGCAAATCCAACCTCACCGATCTGCGCGGGCAATGGTTTGAGTTCGAGGGCATTCCGCTGCTTCCCATGCTGTCTCCTGATTATTTACTGCGCATGCCATCGGCGAAAAAATTAGCGTGGAAAGATCTTTTGGCGCTTAAAAAAAGGTTGGAATTGGAATGA
- a CDS encoding aspartate carbamoyltransferase catalytic subunit, with protein MAFKHRHLLGIEPLAPEAIREILDLSDSYVDLNRQPNKHSDVLAGRTQVNMFFENSTRTQASFELAGKRLGADVMNMSMQASSIKKGETLIDTAMTLNAMHPDLLVVRHPHSGAVDLLAQKVNCSVLNAGDGRHEHPTQALLDALTIQRAKSRLHRLSIAICGDIAHSRVARSNIILLGKMENRIRLIAPPTLMPSGIESFGCEVFDDMQEGLKDVDVVMMLRLQRERMDGGFIPSEREYYHRYGLDEAKLRAAKPDAIVMHPGPMNRGVEIDGEIADDINRSVIQEQVEMGVAVRMATMDLLARNQRVMKERHD; from the coding sequence ATGGCGTTTAAGCATAGGCATCTGCTGGGCATTGAGCCCCTTGCACCAGAGGCTATTCGCGAGATTCTGGATCTTTCAGACAGTTATGTGGATCTCAACAGGCAGCCAAACAAACATTCAGACGTGTTGGCCGGCCGCACGCAAGTGAATATGTTTTTTGAAAACTCCACCCGCACGCAAGCCTCTTTTGAACTGGCCGGGAAAAGATTGGGCGCCGATGTGATGAACATGTCCATGCAGGCCAGCTCAATCAAAAAAGGGGAAACCCTGATTGATACAGCGATGACGTTGAACGCGATGCATCCCGACCTTTTGGTTGTGCGCCACCCCCATTCAGGGGCGGTTGATCTGCTGGCCCAAAAGGTGAATTGCAGCGTGTTAAACGCAGGTGATGGACGCCATGAACACCCGACCCAAGCGCTGCTAGATGCTTTAACAATCCAGCGGGCGAAGAGCCGCTTGCACCGGCTAAGCATTGCAATTTGCGGCGATATTGCGCATTCGCGCGTCGCCCGCTCAAACATAATTCTATTGGGGAAAATGGAAAACCGCATTCGATTGATCGCGCCGCCAACGCTGATGCCCTCGGGCATCGAGTCCTTTGGCTGCGAGGTCTTTGACGATATGCAAGAAGGTTTGAAAGACGTAGATGTAGTGATGATGCTGCGCTTGCAACGCGAACGCATGGATGGCGGATTTATCCCCTCGGAACGCGAATATTATCACCGCTATGGTTTGGATGAGGCAAAGCTGCGCGCTGCCAAACCTGATGCGATTGTAATGCATCCCGGACCGATGAATCGCGGCGTGGAAATTGACGGCGAAATTGCCGATGATATCAATCGCTCGGTGATCCAAGAACAGGTAGAAATGGGAGTGGCCGTGCGCATGGCCACAATGGATCTTTTGGCGCGCAATCAGCGCGTTATGAAAGAGCGCCATGACTGA
- a CDS encoding amidohydrolase family protein codes for MRLLLKNAHLVDPERGETRIGQIFIENGIINSFENQAAERVIDCNGKYLAPGLVDIGVKICEPGERHKESFKSAGQAAAAGGVTTIITRPDTLPAIDTPETLEFTRRRANLDAPINVLPMAALTKGRQGREMTEIGFLLDAGAVAFTDCDHVVSDNKVFSRALSYARSLGALIIAHPQDPGLSKGAAATSGKFASLRGLPAVSAIAERMGLDRDIALLEMTGAKYHADQITTARALPALQRAKTNGLDITAGTSIHHLTLNELDVADYRTFFKVKPPLRSEEDRQAIIEALQSGLIDTISSMHTPQDEESKRLPFEEAASGAVGLETLLPAALRMFHSGEMDLPGLFRALALNPAKRLGLPCGRLAIGAPADLVLFDANQPFVLDRATLKSKSKNTPFDGARLQGRVLASFVAGKQVFGQ; via the coding sequence ATGCGCCTTTTGTTAAAAAACGCCCATTTGGTTGATCCCGAGCGCGGTGAAACCCGCATCGGCCAAATTTTCATTGAAAATGGCATAATTAACAGCTTTGAAAACCAAGCAGCTGAGCGGGTTATTGATTGTAACGGCAAATATCTTGCCCCCGGCTTAGTGGATATTGGGGTAAAAATTTGCGAGCCGGGCGAACGCCATAAAGAAAGCTTCAAATCAGCCGGTCAGGCAGCTGCCGCGGGCGGCGTGACAACCATCATCACCCGCCCTGATACATTGCCCGCAATCGACACCCCCGAAACGCTCGAGTTCACGCGCAGGCGCGCCAATTTGGACGCCCCCATCAATGTTTTGCCAATGGCCGCCCTGACCAAAGGCCGGCAAGGCCGGGAAATGACTGAAATAGGCTTTTTGTTGGATGCAGGCGCGGTGGCCTTTACAGATTGCGATCATGTGGTCAGCGATAACAAGGTGTTTTCACGCGCGCTCAGCTATGCCCGTTCGCTTGGCGCCCTGATCATCGCGCATCCGCAAGATCCAGGCTTGTCAAAAGGCGCGGCAGCAACCTCGGGCAAATTTGCTTCGCTGCGCGGGCTTCCAGCCGTATCCGCAATTGCAGAGCGCATGGGTCTTGATCGCGATATTGCCCTTCTGGAAATGACGGGGGCGAAATATCATGCCGATCAAATCACCACAGCGCGCGCTTTGCCGGCCTTGCAACGTGCCAAAACTAACGGCCTTGATATAACCGCAGGTACGTCGATCCATCACCTGACGCTTAACGAACTAGACGTGGCGGATTACAGAACCTTTTTCAAAGTGAAACCACCCTTGCGATCCGAAGAAGATCGACAGGCTATTATTGAAGCGCTGCAAAGCGGCCTGATCGATACGATCAGCTCAATGCATACCCCGCAAGATGAAGAAAGCAAACGTTTGCCGTTTGAAGAAGCCGCCTCGGGCGCGGTGGGGCTTGAAACCCTGCTGCCCGCGGCGTTGCGCATGTTTCATTCTGGCGAAATGGATCTGCCTGGCTTGTTTCGCGCGCTGGCGCTGAACCCCGCCAAAAGGCTAGGCCTGCCCTGCGGGCGTTTGGCGATCGGGGCGCCGGCTGATCTGGTTTTATTTGATGCCAATCAGCCCTTTGTTTTGGACCGGGCAACATTAAAGTCAAAATCCAAAAACACCCCCTTTGACGGTGCACGTTTACAAGGCCGCGTACTCGCCAGCTTTGTGGCGGGAAAACAGGTGTTTGGACAATGA
- the plsY gene encoding glycerol-3-phosphate 1-O-acyltransferase PlsY, whose amino-acid sequence MMPDLSANLNEIIFWIGLSYFIGSIPFGLLLAKAMGLGNLRNIGSGNIGATNVLRTGNKKAAALTLALDAAKGAFAVALALSYSGEASAQIAAISAVLGHCYPVLMRFQGGKGVATLLGVYYALFWPLGLAACATWLAAAALFRFSSLAALMATASAPIWALLLGYPTMLVLCLALAILVFWRHRSNILRLSKGQETKIGAKN is encoded by the coding sequence ATGATGCCAGACCTCTCTGCCAATTTAAACGAAATCATCTTCTGGATCGGGCTTTCGTATTTTATTGGCAGTATCCCCTTTGGCTTGCTGCTGGCAAAAGCCATGGGCCTGGGCAATCTGCGCAATATTGGCTCGGGCAATATAGGTGCTACCAATGTGCTGCGCACTGGCAATAAAAAAGCCGCGGCCTTAACGCTGGCTTTAGATGCTGCAAAAGGGGCTTTCGCGGTCGCGTTGGCGCTGTCCTATTCCGGGGAAGCCAGCGCGCAGATTGCGGCAATAAGTGCCGTTTTGGGGCATTGCTATCCGGTTTTGATGCGATTTCAGGGCGGCAAAGGCGTAGCAACGCTTTTGGGCGTGTATTATGCGCTGTTCTGGCCATTAGGGCTTGCCGCTTGCGCCACATGGCTGGCCGCCGCAGCACTGTTTCGCTTTTCTTCTTTGGCGGCTTTAATGGCAACGGCCAGCGCGCCTATTTGGGCGCTTTTACTGGGCTATCCAACCATGCTGGTTCTGTGCTTGGCCTTGGCAATCTTGGTGTTTTGGCGCCACAGATCGAATATTCTGCGGCTCTCGAAAGGCCAAGAAACAAAAATTGGCGCCAAAAATTAA
- a CDS encoding alpha/beta fold hydrolase, translated as MLLSLNMVDLSGLDRDLIPTQKMSQKNILKEMAAAIWQKSETCLTVLRCVCKILLVGQGYKGLAKDIKGYHLKRDIRAGYPTAWQMTGSGSRAVLLLHCSLAMSSAWRGLLDEMAQSEHQFTMFDLPGHGESLKWDFRGSFHDVSTAVAASFLDQKMDLIGHSFGASVALRLAVEHPDLVRSLILIEPVIFSLGFAYEPASKKAFLQDHSEFDRAIACDEFLGAARAFHQIWGSGQSWDRLPDKVQRGMVDKIHLIPAAASHVVEDAYGFCTAGLLEKIEAPVLLLQGSASSAPMPAVILSLQSRLPRCLVKMLKGAGHMAPITHAKATAAHIQSFLKNHPV; from the coding sequence ATGTTGCTATCGCTTAACATGGTAGATCTCTCGGGCCTAGATCGGGATCTCATTCCAACCCAAAAAATGTCACAAAAGAATATTCTTAAAGAGATGGCAGCGGCAATCTGGCAAAAAAGTGAAACCTGTTTGACGGTTTTGCGCTGTGTCTGCAAGATATTGCTTGTCGGCCAGGGATATAAAGGGCTGGCGAAAGATATTAAGGGGTATCATTTGAAACGTGACATAAGGGCTGGCTATCCAACGGCTTGGCAGATGACTGGATCAGGGTCGCGGGCTGTGCTCTTGCTGCATTGTTCATTGGCGATGTCTTCGGCATGGCGCGGCCTATTGGACGAAATGGCGCAAAGCGAGCATCAGTTTACTATGTTTGATTTGCCCGGCCATGGAGAAAGCTTGAAATGGGATTTTCGTGGTTCGTTTCACGATGTCAGCACCGCCGTTGCCGCAAGTTTTCTGGATCAGAAGATGGATTTAATCGGGCATTCTTTCGGGGCCAGTGTTGCGCTGCGGCTTGCGGTCGAGCATCCAGATTTGGTGCGGTCGCTCATTTTGATTGAGCCGGTTATTTTTTCATTGGGCTTTGCTTATGAACCGGCCTCTAAAAAGGCTTTTTTGCAGGATCATTCTGAGTTTGATCGTGCCATAGCGTGTGATGAATTTCTAGGCGCTGCGCGCGCGTTTCACCAGATTTGGGGAAGCGGCCAATCTTGGGATAGATTGCCGGATAAAGTGCAACGCGGGATGGTGGATAAAATCCATTTGATTCCAGCCGCGGCATCGCATGTGGTAGAAGATGCTTATGGGTTTTGCACGGCTGGGCTGCTCGAAAAGATTGAGGCACCGGTTTTACTTTTGCAGGGCAGTGCCTCTTCTGCTCCCATGCCAGCGGTTATATTATCTTTGCAATCCCGCTTGCCCCGTTGCCTTGTGAAAATGCTAAAAGGGGCTGGCCATATGGCTCCGATCACGCATGCGAAAGCAACCGCAGCGCATATACAAAGCTTTTTGAAGAACCATCCGGTTTAA
- the prs gene encoding ribose-phosphate diphosphokinase, with amino-acid sequence MPNLNEPKIIAGNANLTLAKAISRRMSLHRGLNVGLVDARVERFNDQEIFVEVYENVRGEDMFILQSTSNPANDNLMELLIMSDALRRSSASRITAVIPYFGYARQDRRAKARTPISAKLVANMLVEAGIERVLTMDLHAAQIQGFFDIPVDNLYASPIFALDILHQFKETTDDIMVVSPDVGGVARARELAKRIEAPLAIVDKRREKAGEIAEMTVIGNVSGKKCIIVDDICDTAGTLCKAAELLIENDASEVHSYITHGVLSGPAVERITKSVMKSLVITDSIEASPAVLAAPNIRIVPTAPMFAQAILNIWNGTSVSSLFETDTLGPIYDGLY; translated from the coding sequence ATGCCAAATCTCAACGAACCCAAAATCATCGCAGGCAATGCCAACCTTACTTTGGCAAAAGCCATCTCTCGACGGATGTCGCTGCACCGTGGATTAAATGTTGGATTGGTCGATGCCCGGGTCGAACGCTTCAATGATCAAGAAATTTTTGTGGAAGTGTATGAAAACGTGCGCGGCGAAGATATGTTTATTCTTCAATCCACGTCGAACCCTGCAAATGACAACTTGATGGAACTGTTGATCATGTCCGACGCGCTGCGCCGCTCTTCGGCCAGCCGTATCACCGCCGTGATCCCTTATTTTGGCTATGCAAGGCAAGACCGCCGCGCCAAAGCCCGAACGCCGATCAGCGCCAAATTGGTGGCCAATATGTTGGTTGAGGCTGGCATTGAGCGCGTGCTCACCATGGATTTGCACGCCGCGCAAATACAAGGTTTTTTCGATATCCCGGTTGATAACCTATACGCGTCACCAATTTTTGCGCTTGATATTTTGCATCAATTCAAAGAAACGACCGATGATATAATGGTTGTCTCGCCCGATGTGGGCGGGGTTGCGCGGGCGCGCGAGCTTGCAAAGCGGATCGAAGCGCCCTTGGCCATTGTTGATAAGCGTCGTGAAAAAGCCGGTGAAATCGCCGAGATGACGGTAATTGGTAACGTCTCGGGAAAAAAATGCATCATTGTGGATGACATTTGCGACACCGCCGGCACCTTATGCAAAGCCGCCGAGCTGTTGATTGAAAACGATGCCTCCGAAGTGCACTCATATATAACCCATGGTGTTTTATCTGGCCCCGCCGTTGAACGGATCACAAAATCGGTGATGAAATCGCTGGTGATCACCGATTCGATTGAGGCCAGCCCCGCCGTTTTGGCAGCGCCAAATATTCGCATTGTCCCAACGGCACCGATGTTTGCGCAAGCAATCTTGAACATCTGGAATGGCACTTCTGTCTCGTCATTATTCGAAACAGATACACTAGGACCGATCTATGATGGCCTGTACTAA